Below is a window of Garra rufa chromosome 24, GarRuf1.0, whole genome shotgun sequence DNA.
AGCTGTACAGAGTTGGGTGTGTGTGAGTatataaatgaagaaaaaaaaaataatttatatacacatatatatatatatatatatatatatatatatatatatatatatatatatatatatatatatatatataaatttcttGGATTTATTTTATCTTACCCCACTCCAGACCCGGGCATAAGAAAACACCAGTATGAATGCGATGNNNNNNNNNNNNNNNNNNNNNNNNNNNNNNNNNNNNNNNNNNNNNNNNNNNNNNNNNNNNNNNNNNNNNNNNNNNNNNNNNNNNNNNNNNNNNNNNNNNNNNNNNNNNNNNNNNNNNNNNNNNNNNNNNNNNNNNNNNNNNNNNNNNNNNNNNNNNNNNNNNNNNNNNNNNNNNNNNNNNNNNNNNNNNNNNNNNNNNNNNNNNNNNNNNNNNNNNNNNNNNNNNNNNNNNNNNNNNNNNNNNNNNNNNNNNNNNNNNNNNNNNNNNNNNNNNNNNNNNNNNNNNNNNNNNNNNNNNNNNNNNNNNNNNNNNNNNNNNNNNNNNNNNNNNNNNNNNNNNNNNNNNNNNNNNNNNNNNNNNNNNNNNNNNNNNNNNNNNNNNNNNNNNNNNNNNNNNNNNNNNNNNNNNNNNNNNNNNNNNNNNNNNNNNNNNNNNNNNNNNNNNNNNNNNNNNNNNNNNNNNNNNNNNNNNNNNNNNNNNNNNNNNNNNNNNNNNNNNNNCTTATAGAAATGCTGTGCAAAAGTATTATTGGGCTGTAATCTGTTAAACGTTATACAATGCAATTAAGATTAGTTGATAAGTTAAGTGATGTTCACACACCGCAACTAACTTCATATCTTATCTTGCTCATACCAACTCCATGCATACTTATACCTAGAAAGCATTTATCAAAGAAATTTTCCCACTGTCATGCTGATGAAACATATGTCAACATGACACTTACAAATCAGCTCACAAGCTAGATAAACTAGCCTCATTGACAGGCCTCTGGCTTTGTTTAGAAtagatgtgcattattttctaagaattcaacggcctgtcgtcaattattcctttcTTATTTAATTTTGATTATCTTAATTTTGACCACTGTCTGTGAGCCCACAGTGACAGCTTTTAACAATTGTTAAGGGAGTTTGAAAATGTAAtaatgatttaatacaacagttcactaaaaagttaatattaagtgacttacattgtctgactataactcTACGGCCTGATTTTACGGTTTTATcaatgaaaatagttccaaataAAGCAGctcagccgctgcgcatctctcAAAGCAAACACGGTGGTGttttatggcaagccgttttagccttaAATATACTGTGTTACACGTCATAAATGCATTTTAGTAACAGTTCAATTAGAGAGCTCAATAATCTAATTCCTCCTAGTAACAAtcccaattagagagctctttaaatcattttttactagtaagaattccattTAGAGAGCTGTCTAATTCAATTGCTACTactaagaactgaattagagggCTCTTTAATTcagttacagagctctgcaattaaacatctttaatgtgttttttactaATACAAattgaattgtagagctctgtaactgcatttttactagtaataattaaattagagagctctctaattggaattcttactagaaaaaactgaattagagaacactaattggaattattactactAAAAATTGAttcagagagctctctaattgtaattgttactattaagaattgaattagagagctctgtaattggaattgttactggAAAAagttgatttagagagctctaattggaattgttactagtaagaatttaattgtagagctctgtaattaaaaatgaatggaagtcaatggagacatatgactaatAAAAGGTTAATTAGTAGAGCtatctaattggaattgttattagtaagaatttaattagagagctatctaattggcattgttactagtaaaaattgaattatagagctctttaattgaactgttactagtaaaaatgcaattacgataagtaacgcttagtatattttagggtaaaatggcttgccatagtgtttcattcaggaataagtgcgttttaaacaaatctagtgattCATGGttatccattcataaagacagtcacttgttcaAACAAATCAAttgacttgccgccacctgctggtggaTTTAGTTTAATTGTAACAAATAATTCCAgtgatttaaaacatttaatatttctgtattccaaattttatatttaaagtcaGTTTGAAAGATCTGTGCAGTGTGAGGAAACAGACTGCAACTTACCATAAACCAGAAATCTTTGCCAAAGCAGCCGTGGTCCTTGGCAACTCCCTTTAAATAGCGTGCTATGAGCATCCCTATACTGCCCGTGGTCATCCAAGCAATTAACATAAGGCAACCTGGAGCAGATCAGTATCATTAGGACCACATTAACATTTATGTGATGCTCTAATCTGAAATGATGTACTCACCGTGAGCTTTAACAATGGCTGGGAATTCTTCAGCACTTGTGATGGTCTGGCTTGGGTCCAGTAAATTAGCCTTGGAGCTACTGACATATTTATTTGTGTGGATCTGGATGTTGCCTACGAATGATCCAAAAaaagattctgtcattatttacttaagCTGTTGAACTTTTTCTTCCAGAAATTACAAAGGGAGATGTTTTTAAGAATGTTCATGCTGGCTCTTTGGCATACATTGAAAGGATATAGTAACTAGGGAAAGTGAAGCTTAAAAGGCACTATAAAATTAGCTTGAAAGGGCTTTTACTTTCTGTTCACTAGATAAGGCATCTGAAGCCAATTGATAGATTTCTTTGaggaattttattattatttactgacAATCTTACCTTCTGTATGTTTAAACTTTTAAAGCATACTGCTAAACATCTTAATATGCATTTTATTGAAGAATGAAAGATAGAAGAATAgattaatatagaaaaaaagtCTGTAGCACTTTATTCCATAgtcctgtttcacacatacatgatgtactttattatttattattattacttttacaaTTACAATAACTGGGTAATAACTAGGTACTAACCTTGAACCTACACTTAAACTTAACCTTCCCATGTAGATGAATACaccaaatacaaattaaataaaaatgaaagcatTACATTAATGTTGTCATTGTTTACTAAAACGTAAACtataaaattagtttttatcacagaaataaaataaaataatacaaataaaataaaatgttgccttggcacctaactaaataataaaaaatgtattactttattttatcacagaaattaatttaaaattaacttttaattaaattaactgAATAAATATTCTGTTACAATGAATTAAGtatactaaaactattaaaagtattttttataacTGAAATAAGGctacaaaacacaattaaattttattacagaaaataaaataaaataaaatgttgccttggcacctaacaattgaataaaaaaaagaattactaaaactattaaatacatttttattaaagaaataataaaaaaaatactgtcttGGAACCTAACCgaattataacattttattttattattctattttattacagaaattaatttaactaaaataaaatgttgccttggcactTAATTGAATTAAGAATCACTattactaaaatgaaaactgaaacaaaaataaaacacatataGACACACAACCACAGACCTTGACTGGTGGAGGGTCCAGCAGCGATCATGAGGTAGTACTCGCTGGTAGACGTTGCTCTACTTCCCGTGCTAATGGCATTACGGGAAGTAAAAGAACAATTTATATTTCCATTTGTCAACGCTGTACTGATTCCAGTCACATTCCCCTGTAAACAAGTTGAATATGTGTGAGTGACAACATCAAATCACATAACAGTTACAAATGGTAGCACACTAGAGAAATGTACCAGTGGGAGAATAGTTGGAGCTGTTTTTCCTGTGGAAAAAGCATATTGCACTTGGAGATTGCCGCTGCTGTCCTTACCACAGATGTAGATGTCATCATTACCctgaaaatacaaacaaaacatgCTATTTAAAACCATATGAAAATAATGATGTCTCATTGTTCCTGGAAAAACAAATCACATACAGTCaagccgaaattattcataccactggcaaattctgatttaaagttatttttattcaatcagaaaggttttttttttttttgactggaaattatCTCCTAAAAGATAAgaggatgtacaagaggcatcattgtggaaaaaatatttctcagcttttgtttacatttgaacaaaaagtggcatgtccaaaattattcataccctttgcaaactgtcacagtctatgggaaaatccaaagttctgtaccattccagatagtccaagctgttctaaagcatcctaattaccctgattcgttttaatcaactcaacaggtgaaaaacagaagctctctgctgttggtttgtggacagtcatggctaagacaaaggagctcactggggacctgcggctgcgcattgtggctgctcacaagtcaggaaaccgctataagaccatatctaaatgttttgaagtttcagtggctacagtgcaaattaaaaaatacaatacgtTCCGCACAGAAAAATCTcaggaagccaaaagtgacacctgtgctggccaggaggatagtgagaggggtcaaaaagaatccaaggatcaccaccaaggccatcctgatgaatctgggctctgctggtggcaacatctcaaggcagacagtccaacggacactgcacaccgctgggttccagggatgcagaccaaggaggacacgaaagcctgcttggcctttgcaaatgctcatctggacaaagaagaagacttctggtcttccgttttatggtcagatgaaacaaaaattgaattgtttggccacaatgatgtagccttcatttggcgtacaaaaggagaagccttcaaccctaagaacaccatccccactgtcaaacatggtggtgggaacctaatgttttgggggtgtttttcagccggtggaccagggaacctaatcacagtaaacaacaccatgaaaaaggagcaatacatcaaaattctcaacaacaacatcaggcagtctgcagagaaacttggccttgggcaccagtggacatttcagcacgacaacgacccaaaacacacagcaaaagtggtgaagaaatggttagcagacaaaaacattaatattttgcagtgacccagccagaatcctgacttaaatccaattgagaatctgtagaaggagctaaagatcagggtgatgcaaggagaccctccaacctgaaagagttggagctcatcgctaaagatgaatgggcaaaaataccagtggagacatgcaaaaagctggtcagcaattatagaaagtgtttgattgctgtaaaagCCAAAAAGGCTTTTCTACTGATTATTGggaagggtatgaataatatttgacatgccactttttgtttaaatgtaaataaaaggtgagaaatattttttccattatgatgcctcttgtacatcgtcttaatATCTTTTGggtgaagcctgtgtcatttctggtcaaaaaaacttgctggttgaataaaagtgactttaagtcagaatttgccaggggtatggataatttcgggcttgattgTATTAGGTTTGCAGATGTTTTTGTGGAATGCATAATTAGAGATAGGGCTCCAAATAAGACTGAGCTCATTTCAGCAGATGTAGATGTAGTTTTTGTAGGTTTGTATATACAATATTGCTAGACAAATAAAGAAGAAAATGCCTGCTGATATCTCACCATTTCTTGGTCATCTGAAAACCCAATGGCAACGTATCCATCAGCTTGCCCGAATATTTCGATCCTCCTTTCTGATTGGTTAGATGATGTCTGAACTGCCATAAAGTAACAGCCTGAGTTGACACTTGGGTCACAGTTGCTGGGCTGACTGAAGCAGACTTTGGTTTTCCCACAATCGGAATTTGATGGAACCTGAAATGAACAGAACAATTGCTGCAGAATATAAAACAACATACAGTACAAAGAGATTAGGCTTAAAACAAAAGCTAGACTTACAGTCGGGGCTACGGTTGCAGGAGAATTTCCTGTATATGTCACAGTAGAGCTCTTGACACCAACCCAAAAGGTAGCCTTTGTACTCACAAATGTTGCTCTAAAATAAAACCCCATTCCATTACAAATTACACcgggaaataaataaaattgaaaaaaagtgCAAGAATACATATAAAAAATTACCTGAATTCTATATCGCCAAGCGCTCCAGATGTAGGAGCTATCCAATTTGCTTGAACTGAACTTTTTGTACTGCTTGATGTGTGAGAGACTGCtctactctaaaatataaaaataaataataatataatattaaaagcTGATATCATATTACAGATAATTTGCCAATctattttcaataataataataatacaaatggcTATCAATAAATGCCATCCCTTACAAGCttataagtaaaataaatatgaaagaatatatatataaatgcaaacACATACATACAGAGGGCCCTATGCATTCTgtttttttccctccaaaattcTGCTTTATTATTCATCTttattttcaaattaattttttcgcgttttaatttttctagattctattttaatggttgcataaaaaatattacaaataataaatatcaaAAAGCATATGTAAAGtgcaaaagtttaacaaaaatatttaaggccatatttatttattttactcaaattcagttttatttttatataaaaaattccATTTTAAGGGTTTCaagaaattttaataatcaaaagcatctctaattattttatacaaaattatttaatattttatttaattatttaagttttttcagaactactgtgttgtgtatttgggtcaaagacgaaaaagggtttaagcataaaaacaataagtgtaatattgctttcaattgtttttttgttttttttaaatatgtatattaaaaGGATTTCTgtttaattgatttaattaatttacaacaAATATAAATTcttgacatattaaaagactatTACTTCAGCCCCAAATAATAATTAGCTGTAATTctccattttttaaatttgccactatcctaggttttgccaatttgtcatttaagaatttttacataaatattgttacactgaatgacaaagtaacattatttcaactcaattttgacattttattctccaaaaatgcattttaaaccttaaaagtagacactttacttacatttaatgtgctttgtatggacataaaatcacttctgtaaatttcttttgacttgCGACATATTAACGTCTTTGGcccatttacatttttctggtaaataaattctgataAATAATTTATCTGGTAATTTTACCTTTACAATTAATTTTAATTGCCATTTTATTAGTACTAGTAGTAGAACTATCATTGTATTAAGTAACATATTTCTGGCAAAGTTTCCTCAAATTAAACAGAACTCTTTTGACCGGTTGCTTGAAAGACCTTTGtgacgatagtttttctcaaaagaattGATCAAATTCTTCCTGTGAAAATTATAGGGCCCTAAGTGTACCACTTTATCTGTATATAAAATagcacaatataatataatatatatttgtcTGTTTCTTAAGGACTGAAAGCTATGTAAATAATGTAGATAAACTCACAGCTGCTCCACTGCAGGAAAGGAGCTGCGCAGCACTGCTCATGACAGTAAAAGTGCCGATGGGAGTAGTTGTTCCGACTTGACGTGCTTGTAACATAAACCCTTTAAACTGATTCGACGATTGTCCATTTAGCGATACTAAGAAAGAAGAAAAGGTTAATTTAAACTTCTTACTTAAATACAGTCACTGATATAACACATAAACTGTAAGTGTGTGGCTGTCATATGATGTCCAGCTGTAAACAACATTTCACTGATTACTGTCAATAGTGACTCAACATAATCTGTGTAAAACACATACAGGAGATTGCAATTCATACATAGTATTGTGTAGTGTAGTAGTCTCAGAGCTGAGtaaattacttacaaattgtagtctgATTGCAAATTACATGACAGAAACTGTAGTTAGTATTAGTAACGTAACCCATTACATTTCATATTTTAGGTAATgcaatcagactacttttagattacttttgacccaaCTTGTTTATTACACTGATTAAATTAGAGTAATCTtaaaatatcatttgttgttGTTTACAACATGAAGTgctttaaacattatattacatcaaggttttcAAGAGTGGGGTTTGTAAAGGAATAAAagcaaataattaattaaatcctAAAATGTAACAATTTAGATAAATCCTTTTGAAATAACGTCAAAGTAAAACAGTTACTAAAAaaatttaagtaatttatttgtttatctgcatgtcatgtgaccattaaccaacattagaaaagtattcatacccttttctgggacacttgaaattgagctcaggagcattcatattgcttctagatgttactacacttcgagtggagttaaactgtggcaaattcatttgaatgagtttgatttagaaaggcacacacctctcagaaaaggtctaacagctgaaaatgcatatcagagcaaaaaccaaggcctgaggtcaagataactgcctgtagagcaaGATTTGCAAATttggcaaatttattaaaaataaaacactgaagtaagtacattgcataagtattcatatccttaactcagtacatagttgaagcacctttacagcgtcaagtctttttgggtatgatgtgacaagctttgcaca
It encodes the following:
- the LOC141300269 gene encoding putative ferric-chelate reductase 1, which codes for MADTCTIPQMLLYILLCCVGVVHCYSHGVVGGVCESMMPSHGANAQTSASPFTVTADKTTFKEGDQITVSLNGQSSNQFKGFMLQARQVGTTTPIGTFTVMSSAAQLLSCSGAASRAVSHTSSSTKSSVQANWIAPTSGALGDIEFRATFVSTKATFWVGVKSSTVTYTGNSPATVAPTVPSNSDCGKTKVCFSQPSNCDPSVNSGCYFMAVQTSSNQSERRIEIFGQADGYVAIGFSDDQEMGNDDIYICGKDSSGNLQVQYAFSTGKTAPTILPLGNVTGISTALTNGNINCSFTSRNAISTGSRATSTSEYYLMIAAGPSTSQGNIQIHTNKYVSSSKANLLDPSQTITSAEEFPAIVKAHGCLMLIAWMTTGSIGMLIARYLKGVAKDHGCFGKDFWFMVSCSLFPHTAQIFQTXIAFILVFSYARVWSGGAHPVLGCLVMILSLIQPIVAAFRCEPSHEQRFVFNWAHSFIALAIKGLAVAAIFTGLALFEENVEDGWMLKVMGGFVTWEALMYILQDLNLRAKKKDSEICSFGSMRPETVLLLLFVLGNLAFLIALLVGIGRS